One window of the Zea mays cultivar B73 chromosome 3, Zm-B73-REFERENCE-NAM-5.0, whole genome shotgun sequence genome contains the following:
- the LOC103650979 gene encoding acidic endochitinase, translating to MANRALAPFLLVTTLLVSLLATCHGGGIAVYWGQNDGEASLSETCASGNYKFVILAFVYKFGKGQTPQLDLASHCDPSSGGCTGLSKDIRSCQNSGIKVLLSIGGGDGSYGLSSEGDARDVAAYLWNNYLGGTSSSRPLGDAVLDGIDFDIELGGAKYWDSLARDLKNKGGKGVLLSAAPQCPFPDEWDGGAINTGLFDYVWVQFYNNPPCQVNAGRGAFMDAWKQWESVPAGQIFLGLPASKDAAGTGFVPADDLNSNVLPLIRGSPKYGGVMLWSKYYDDRAGYSDAIKSHV from the exons ATGGCAAACCGAGCTCTAGCTCCATTCCTGCTCGTGACCACCCTCTTGGTGTCGCTCCTTGCCACATGCCATGGCGGTGGCATCGCTGTCTACTGGGGCCAGAACGACGGCGAGGCGTCCCTGTCCGAGACGTGTGCGTCAGGAAACTacaagttcgtcatcctcgccttcGTCTACAAGTTCGGCAAGGGCCAGACGCCGCAGCTAGACCTTGCCAGCCACTGCGACCCCTCATCGGGCGGCTGCACGGGGTTGAGCAAGGACATACGTTCGTGCCAGAACAGCGGCATCAAGGTCCTGCTCTCtatcggcggcggcgacggcagctatGGCCTGTCGTCCGAGGGGGACGCGCGGGACGTGGCCGCGTACCTCTGGAACAATTACCTCGGCGGCACGTCGTCGTCGCGGCCCCTCGGCGACGCCGTTCTTGATGGAATTGACTTCGACATCGAGCTTGGCGGCGCCAAGTACTGGGACAGCCTGGCCAG GGACCTCAAGAACAAGGGCGGCAAGGGGGTGCTCCTGAGCGCGGCGCCGCAGTGTCCGTTCCCGGACGAGTGGGACGGCGGCGCGATCAACACGGGGCTGTTCGACTACGTGTGGGTGCAGTTCTACAACAACCCTCCGTGCCAGGTGAACGCCGGCCGCGGCGCGTTCATGGACGCGTGGAAACAGTGGGAGTCGGTTCCGGCGGGGCAGATCTTCCTAGGCCTGCCCGCCTCCAAGGACGCGGCCGGCACTGGGTTCGTGCCCGCCGACGATCTCAACTCTAACGTGCTGCCGCTCATCAGGGGATCGCCCAAGTACGGCGGCGTCATGCTCTGGTCCAAGTACTACGACGACCGCGCAGGCTACAGTGACGCCATCAAGAGCCATGTGTGA